The sequence CGGCCTCTCGTTTCACAACACGCAAGGACGGGGCCGTCCAACGCCACTCCGATGGGAGTGTTCGGCACCGACAGACGCGTACTCGTCCTGGCGTTCGCCCGTATGGCGGACGCGCTGGGCAACTCGTTTCTCATCGTGGTCCTCCCGTTGTACATCGCCTCGGGCCAGATATCGATCGATGCGATCGTGGGGACCAGGCTCCCCATCCTCGGCGTCCCGGTCACGGAATCACTGCTCATCGGACTCGCACTGTCGTTGTTCGGCTTCCTGAACAGCTTCTCGCAACCGCTGACGGGCCGGCTCTCCGACCGTCTCGCGAAGCGGAAGGCGTTCATCCTCGTCGGCCTCGTGTTGCTCGGGCTCGCGAGCGGGGCGTTCATCTTCGTCTCCTCGTACTGGGCCGTCGTCGTCCTGCGAGCCCTCCAGGGGATCGGCGCGGCGTTGACCATCCCGAGTACCGTCGCGCTGGTCAACGAACTCGCGACCTCGGCGTCGGAGCGCGGCGGGAACTTCGGTGTCTTCAACACCTTCCGGCTCATCGGCTTCGGATTCGGGCCGATCATCGCCGGCGTCGTCATCGAGTGGTGGGGCTATCACGCGGCGTTCGCGGTCGCCGTCGCGGGTGCGTTCCTCAGCTTCCTGCTCGTGGCGGCACTGGTCTCCGACACCGAGGAGACGAAAGCGGACGCCGGCGAGGACCTCTCGATCGCCATCCGTGGTGCGGGTGACCGCCTACTGGACCCGGTGTTCGCGCTCGGTCTCGGGACCATCGTGATGGGCATCGCCATCGCGATGTTTGCCACGCTCGAAGCCCAGATCAACACGCGATTGTCCCAGCCTACCTACATGTTCGGTCTTCAGTTCGGCGCAGTCACCATCGCGAACGTCGTCGCACAGATCCCCGTCGGACGGGCGAGCGACGTCTACGGCCGCCGGCCGTTCATCCTCCTCGGGTTCTTCTTGCTCATTCCCTCGACCGCGATCCAGGGCTACGTGTTCACGACGGCCGGGATGGTGGTGGTCCGATTCATCCAGGGTGTCGCGGTCGCGCTGGTCTTCGCCCCCTCGTTAGCGCTCGCCGGGGATCTCGCCAAACGTGGCGCCTCAGGGGCGACGCTGTCAGTCTTGACGATGTCGTTCGGTCTCGGGACGGCGATCGGACCGCTGACCTCCGGGTTCCTGGTTGCCTACGGGTTCGCCGTCCCGTTCGTGGTCGGGGGCGCGCTCTCGGTCGCGGCGTTCGGTATCGTGTATTCGCAGGTGGAGGAGACGTTGTCGGACTCGCGGGGGATCCCGTTCGTGTCGACCGCCGACTGATCACTCGAAGTCCGGTTCTCGGTCCGCCAGGAACGCCTCCATCCCTTCTCGCTGGTCGTGGGTGCCGAAGAGGCTCGTCCACGTTCGGCGTTCGAACGCCAGGCCTGCGGCCTGTGGCCCCTCGTGGGACTGGTTGATGGCTTCTTTGGCCGCCGCGAGCGCGAACGCGGGCTGGCTGGCCAGTTCCGCCGCCAGATCGTCGACCCGATCGTACAACTCGTCGTGAGCGACGACCTCGCCGACGAGTCCCAGTTCGTTCGCGTCGCTCGCGTCGACCCGGTCGCCGAAGTAGATGAGTCGACGGGCGACCTCGTCGCCGACGAGTCGGGGGAGTCGCTGTGTTCCGCCCCAACCGGGGATAATGCCGAGGTCGATCTCGGTCTGGCCGATGATGGCGCGTTCGCTCGCGACGCGCATATCACAGCCCAGTGCGATCTCCGCACCGCCGCCGAACGCGTAGCCGTTGATGGCCGCGATGACCGGTGCAGGGAACGATTCGATGGCCTCGATTAGATCGTGGCCGAGGGTCGCGTATTCGTGGGCTTCGCTCGGACCGAGATCCTTCATGTGGCTGATATCGGCGCCCGCGACGAACGCTTTCTCGCCCGCTCCAGTAATGACGAGGACGCGGGCCTCGTCTTCTGCTGCTGTGTCGAGGGCGTCCCGGAGGGCGTGGAGCGTCTCGACGTTGAGGGCGTTGAGTTTGTCGGGTCGGTCGACGGTGATGGTGGCGACGCCGCCGTCGATCTCGTATCGAACAGTGTCGTTCATGTCCGTCGCCACGACCGTTCGGAGCATAAACGTCCGGGATACAGAACATCGAAATACGCTCGGGACACAATCGACGTGCATGTCCCTCTCCGAGACGGCGCGCGAGCGCCTCGCCGACATCGTCGAATTACAGCCGACGAAGAACAAGGAACTGCAACGACGATGGGAGATGGAGAGTGGTAGCGAGGTGCACCAGTACCTGGAGAACGAACTCAGGGATTACTACTATCGGGACGAGAACTCCCTGATTCGTGCGACCGCCGAGGGCGTCGCCATTGCGACCGGCGAGGAGATGGCCGACACCCTGGCGGTCCACATGTCCGACCTCGAACGCGACATCTTCGCCGTGCTCGCCGGACCGGACGAGCGCTCCCAGAGCGTCGTGTCCGTGCTGCACGTCCTCCAGGACCAGGGGGACGAGGCGTACGACGTGGGCGAGGTCCGCCGTGCGTTGCAGACGCTCTCGCGGAAGGGGGTCGTCGAGAAGGTCCAGCGGACGGTTCCGACGTTCCGACTCGCCGTCGAACGGGACGCGGTCGTCATCGACGCCGAGGCTTGAGTCGACCGCGCCCGGTTACCGCCGTCGGTTTCGTCGTGCCGTCAGGACTCGTTGTATGGCCTTGCCGGGGCCGCCGTCGATGGGCCACCCACGCTGTCGCCAGGCGGGCGGCTCCGGCTCGAAGTGGGGGCATGTCTGTCTGCATTCTGCGGCCGTCTGTTCGTGCCCCGTGGCCCGACACGAGGGAACGAAGTCCTCGGACGCGCGCGCCAGTGCGAAGTGTCTGCAGTCCGGCCGCATCGTCTCGACGAACGACCGCCAGCCCCGCTCGTACGCCCGTTCGGCTATCTCGAGCCGTTTCTCCCGCTTTGCCGCAGGTTCGACGTAGCTGAACCGTGCCGCCGACTCCCCGTAGGTCGTGCTATCGCCGCGTTCCTCGATGACCGTGCCCGTGTGGCCGACCGCGAGCGTGCGCGGGTGCCACAGTACGTCCGCTTCGCCGTCGCCCACCGCGAGAATACCCGCTTCGACCGGGAGGTCCTCCAGCAGTGCCGGTTCGACGCGGTCGTCGGTCCGCGTAGTCGCCAGCCAGACCTCGTCCGCCAGCGCGTATGCGACGTCGCGTTCGAGTTGATCGTGCAGGGCCCGGGCCGCGCTCGCGTCCAGGTCGGGTTTGTTCTCGATGACCACGAGTCGGTCCACCCAGTCCGGGTACGCAGCGATGCGTCTGATCTCGATGCGGTTTCCGCGCTTTCGCTCCTCGAGGATTCCCCTATCGCTTGCGCGGTGGATCGCCTCCCGGACGTATCGCCATGGATACCCTGGATCCGGGAGCGCATCGCGATAGTACGCCCACTTCTCGGGCGCGTTCCGTACCACGTGGAGGAGGTCGCCGTCCAGTCGCTTCTCGCCGAACTGGCCCCGTCGTTCCAGCGCGTCCGGGTCGACCTCGACGACGATGGTGTCCCAGCGACGACCACGGGTGCCGAGCTGTCTGGCGACGACCACCGGTCGCTCGTCGGCCGTCTCCGGTGGCCAGTTGCGTTCTGCCCAGGCACAGACGCGGAGTTCGAACCCGAACTCGTGGTCGGCTTCCGCGTTCACGGTCGATTGCAGACGCTCCGGGGAGATAACCGTTTGGCGGCGGCTATCCGTGGGCCGATCGGGCGCTCGGATGGGTTCCGGACCCGGTTCAGATGCCCTCGTCTTCCAGGAACCCACGGGCTTCGCGGAGGATGTCCCGCGGCCCGTCCTGGGTGATGGTGTTGATCGCTTGCTCGTAGTCCCGCCACTGGAGGTCTCGGTGCTCGGAGGAGAGTTCTGCGCTCGCCTCGAAGGACTTCGCGATGAACAGGTGGACCGTTTTGTGAATCCGGTTACCGTTCGCCTCGAAGACGTAGTCGTAGTCCTCTCGGAAGCCGTCGATGAGGCGGAACTCCTCGATGCCGGCTTCCTCCATGACCTCGCGGATGGCGGTCTGTTGTAACTCTTCGTTCCCCTCCACTCCACCCTTGGGGAACTCCCAGTCCCCTGGTCGGGATTTGAGGAGGAGGTACTCGCGCCGGCCCCGCGTGTCGCGGAACAGGATCGCACCGGCGCTCGTAGCTTCGACCGTCATTTGACGAATGGTATACTGCCATGCAATAAGAGAATGTCGGAGTACGCGACGACCTGGCACGGGGGAAGCCAAACACACGGTTTTTGCTGGTCGGCACCGATTTCCCGGTATATCAATGACCGTCGTCACCCGATTCTCGTTCAAGAGCGGCGATAGGGAGGCTCTCGACGCGGTGGTCGAGGACATCGTCGAGACGAGTCGCCGCAAAGGCGCGGAGATGAAAGGACCGCATCAGGACCCGCCGACAGACCACGAAGTCACGCTTTACCGTCGTCTCGATGGCGACGCCGACGCCGGGTCGGACAACTGGACCTACACGGTGTTTCAGCGTCGGATCGACCTTCGGGGATACGACGAACTGGCCAGAGACTTCCTCGAGAAGGACTATCCGGACAGCATCCAGATCGAAGCCGAAGTGAAATGACCGCGTCGCGGTCCCTGTTCTGCCGTAGACCCGTCGAAACGAGCAGAAGGGGCGTCCCCTAGAAGCTACTCTCGCCGATCTTCTCTATGAACTCCACGGTCCCCTGGTGGGACTCCGTGTCGAAGTCCGTCACGCGTGCCCGGATAC is a genomic window of Halanaeroarchaeum sp. HSR-CO containing:
- a CDS encoding MFS transporter, which codes for MGVFGTDRRVLVLAFARMADALGNSFLIVVLPLYIASGQISIDAIVGTRLPILGVPVTESLLIGLALSLFGFLNSFSQPLTGRLSDRLAKRKAFILVGLVLLGLASGAFIFVSSYWAVVVLRALQGIGAALTIPSTVALVNELATSASERGGNFGVFNTFRLIGFGFGPIIAGVVIEWWGYHAAFAVAVAGAFLSFLLVAALVSDTEETKADAGEDLSIAIRGAGDRLLDPVFALGLGTIVMGIAIAMFATLEAQINTRLSQPTYMFGLQFGAVTIANVVAQIPVGRASDVYGRRPFILLGFFLLIPSTAIQGYVFTTAGMVVVRFIQGVAVALVFAPSLALAGDLAKRGASGATLSVLTMSFGLGTAIGPLTSGFLVAYGFAVPFVVGGALSVAAFGIVYSQVEETLSDSRGIPFVSTAD
- a CDS encoding enoyl-CoA hydratase/isomerase family protein, which gives rise to MNDTVRYEIDGGVATITVDRPDKLNALNVETLHALRDALDTAAEDEARVLVITGAGEKAFVAGADISHMKDLGPSEAHEYATLGHDLIEAIESFPAPVIAAINGYAFGGGAEIALGCDMRVASERAIIGQTEIDLGIIPGWGGTQRLPRLVGDEVARRLIYFGDRVDASDANELGLVGEVVAHDELYDRVDDLAAELASQPAFALAAAKEAINQSHEGPQAAGLAFERRTWTSLFGTHDQREGMEAFLADREPDFE
- a CDS encoding DUF5797 family protein — encoded protein: MSLSETARERLADIVELQPTKNKELQRRWEMESGSEVHQYLENELRDYYYRDENSLIRATAEGVAIATGEEMADTLAVHMSDLERDIFAVLAGPDERSQSVVSVLHVLQDQGDEAYDVGEVRRALQTLSRKGVVEKVQRTVPTFRLAVERDAVVIDAEA
- a CDS encoding DUF5787 family protein, which codes for MNAEADHEFGFELRVCAWAERNWPPETADERPVVVARQLGTRGRRWDTIVVEVDPDALERRGQFGEKRLDGDLLHVVRNAPEKWAYYRDALPDPGYPWRYVREAIHRASDRGILEERKRGNRIEIRRIAAYPDWVDRLVVIENKPDLDASAARALHDQLERDVAYALADEVWLATTRTDDRVEPALLEDLPVEAGILAVGDGEADVLWHPRTLAVGHTGTVIEERGDSTTYGESAARFSYVEPAAKREKRLEIAERAYERGWRSFVETMRPDCRHFALARASEDFVPSCRATGHEQTAAECRQTCPHFEPEPPAWRQRGWPIDGGPGKAIQRVLTARRNRRR
- a CDS encoding bis(5'-nucleosyl)-tetraphosphatase codes for the protein MTVEATSAGAILFRDTRGRREYLLLKSRPGDWEFPKGGVEGNEELQQTAIREVMEEAGIEEFRLIDGFREDYDYVFEANGNRIHKTVHLFIAKSFEASAELSSEHRDLQWRDYEQAINTITQDGPRDILREARGFLEDEGI
- a CDS encoding uS10/mL48 family ribosomal protein, with the protein product MTVVTRFSFKSGDREALDAVVEDIVETSRRKGAEMKGPHQDPPTDHEVTLYRRLDGDADAGSDNWTYTVFQRRIDLRGYDELARDFLEKDYPDSIQIEAEVK